The genomic stretch agcaaagtgaatcagctatacatatacatatatccccatatctcctccctcttgcatctccctcccaccctccctatcgcactcctctaggtggtcacaaagcatcgagctgatctccctgtgctatgtggctgcttcccactagctatctgttttacatttggtagtgtgtatatgtccatgccactctctcacttcatcccagcttaaccttccctctccccgtgtcctcaagtccattctctacgtctgtgtctttattcctgtcctgcccctaggttcatcagaaccatttttttttaagattccatatatatgtgttagcatacagtatttgtttttcccgttctgacttacttcactgtatgacagactctaggtccatccacctcattacaaataactcaatttgtttctttttatggctgagtaatattccattgtatatatgtgccacatcttcttaatccattcatctatcgatggacacttaggttgcttccacgtcctggctattgtaaatagagctgcagtgaacattgtggtacatgactctttttgaattatggttttctcaggtcaactaatttttaattatatatacatgtatttatttatctatttatttatttaaattccgTGTCATTGTTATTGGATATATCTTCTGCAAAGTGCCAAAAATTGTTTTGGGGGTGGTACACAGCAATACTATTTATTGACagtccccctcccctttttttctaGAGTGATGTCTGCTCTGTTCCAGTAAGTTTATATCTTAATTTTCACTAGTTCATTTGGTGTGAAGAAAGTTCTCATATCAATGCTCATAATTCTTTACCAACAAAATTCAATGTTTTGTGTTTTCATGCAAATGAGCTTTAAGAAATGgtaaacttttcttttcctttgttttattttttcacaacaGCATCTGTTGACTTCATTTGGCACTCTTTAACATTCCACCTCGAGATTGTAAGGGTAGGCAGGTGAGCGGAAGTGGGAAGTGgcaaggggaagaagaaagaggagagggtAAGAAAGGTGTTTCATAGTTTATCCAGATGAGGCATCCCAATCAAagtaagaatagaaaaataatagaggtAATAATTGCCAGTGTTTATAAATTCTGATTTAGTCACTGGCTGCAGGGAATAGCTGTTGAATATGTTCTTAAAGATAAGTTAAAATTTAGGAAGACTACATATTTTGGACTCAGTGTTGTACACACCAAGCTTTTCTGACATTCAAAACATTCATTTACAGGTGAAATAACTTTTATGTGTTCATGATGaagatttttcttaaagttttaagACAGTTAAAAATTAACTCTTAACTCTTCTTGAGAAAATCCAAAATTGGaactaagaaaattaattttagtctTTAAAACTAACTTAGTGGTGATGCATGAATCTAAGATTCAAAGGAAGAGATTAATGTtcaaatctgtagatcaatttaaAACTGGCTTGTCTCTTCTCAGGGGAAAGTCATGAGATTTGACATGTGGTCCAAAAACCAGCCTGtaagaataatttatataaaaaccaAAAAGTTATATCAAACTTTGGGTAAAACTCCAATAAACTAGTTAATGATGCTGTAGCTGAAATTCTGAATGATGAAGTGCTTTTGTCCTTCTTTCCTAATCTCccatcctccccctccctttctcttaCAGGCATGGAGAGTAGAAAACTGATTTCTGCTACAGACATTCAATACTCTGGCAGTCTGCTGAACTCCTTGAATGAGCAGCGCGGCCATGGACTCTTCTGTGATGTTACCGTTATTGTGGAAGACCGAAAATTCCGAGCCCACAGGAACATCCTTTCAGCTTCTAGTACTTACTTCCATCAGCTCTTCTCAGTTGCTGGGCAAGTTGTTGAACTGAGCTTTATAAGAGCAGAGATCTTTGCAGAAATTCTCAATTATATCTATAGTTCTAAAATTGTTCGTGTTAGATCAGATTTACTTGATGAGTTAATTAAATCAGGGCAGTTATTAGGAGTTAAATTTATAGCAGAGCTTGGTGTCCCATTGTCACAGGTTAAAAGCATCTCAGGTACAGCTCAGGATGGTAATGCAGAAACCTTACCTCCTGGTTCTAGTGACAAGAACCttgaaatacaaaaatcaaaagaTGAAGCCCAAGAAAATGGGGCCACTATAATGCCAATTATAACAGAGTCTTTTTCCTTATCTGCTGAAGATTATGAGATGAAAAAGATCATTGTTACCGATTCAGATGATGACGACGATGACGTCATTTTCTGCTCTGAGATTCTGCCTGCAAAGGAGACTTTGCCAAGTACCAATACAGTGGCAGAGGTCCAGCCTAACCCAGGCTCTGTTGCTATTTCAGATGTTGCACCTTGTGCGAGCAATAGCTCTCCCCCTTTAACAAATATCACACCTACTCAGAAACTTCCTACTTCTGTGAATCAGGCAACTCTGAACCAAACACAAGGAAGTGAAAAATTATTGGTATCCTCGGCCCCAACACATCTGACTCCCAACATCATTTTATTAAATCAGACATCACTTACTACACCACCAAATGTCAGTTCTTCACTTCCAAATCATATGTCTCCTTCAATCAATGTACTTGTACAGAATCAGCAGCCACCAAACAATGCTGTTTTAACAGGAAACAAGGCcaatgaagaggaggaggaggaaattatagatgatgatgatgacactaTTAGCTCCAGTCCAGACTCGGCGGTCAGTAATACATCTTTGGTCCCACAGGCTGAGATCCCCCCAAATACTGCTTTTGATGGATCGTTGATACAGAAGATGCAGATTCCTACACTTCTGCAAGAGCCACtttctaattctttaaaaatttcagataTAATTACTAGAAACACTAATGATCCAGGTTTAGGATCAAAACATCTAATGGAGGGTCAGAAGATTATTACTTTAGATACAGCTACTGAAATTGAAGGCTTGTCGACGGGTTGCAAGGTTTATGCAAATATTGGTGAAGATACTTATGATATAGTGATCCCTGTCAAAGATGACCCTGACGAAGGGGAGGCCAGACTTGAGAATGAGATACCAAAAACATCTAGCAGTGAGACGGCAAATAAACGTATGAAGGTAAAACATGATGATCACTATGAGTTAATAGTAGATGGAAGGGTCTATTATATCTGTATTGTATGCAAAAGGTCATATGTCTGTCTGACAAGCTTGCGGAGACATTTTAACATTCATTCTTGGGAGAAGAAGTATCCTTGCCGTTACTGTGAGAAGGTATTTCCTCTTGCAGAATATCGCACAAAGCATGAAATTCATCACACAGGGGAGAGAAGGTATCAGTGTTTGGCCTGTGGCAAGTCTTTCATCAACTATCAGTTTATGTCTTCACACATAAAGTCAGTTCATAGTCAAGATCCTTCTGGAGACTCAAAGCTTTATCGTTTACATCCATGCAGGTCTTTACAGATCAGACAATATGCATACCTTTCTGATAAGTCAGGCACCATGCCTGTCATGAAGGATGATGGTATTGGGTATAAGGTTGATGCTGGGAAAGAACCTCCAGTAGGGACCACATCTACTCCTCAGAACAAGCCAATGACCTGGGAAGATATTTTTATTCAGCAGGAAAATGATTCAATTTTTAAACAGAATGTAACAGATGGCAGTACTGAGTTTGAATTTATAATACCAGAATCTTATTGAACTCCtttgaaatatcagaaagtttTGGTTTGGATTAAAGGTCAGGGCTTTCAGAAGACCTGTAAAACAAAGGTGAAAACAAGTTGATTTGATCTGCCATGTCATCTGAAGGTAGTCTAGTTGGATtatttgttgataattttttaGAAGCAAATTATTCTGAAAGTTTGAATAGAAATTGAGAAGTTTTTCCCCCCAAGTATCCATTTTTATAGTTAGCTTTCAGCACATTTaaaagaggcaaaaagaaaaaaaaagcttggagAGATAGTTTCCTGAATAGAATTTGAAGCAGTCTGAATGTTCTTTGAAAATAACTGGAGTTATTAGCATACCCTAGTATATCTTGCAACTTTCCCCTTCTGTGTTAGCACTTTACTGATGAATTctcaattttcttattattgagacTATAAATGTGTCGTGTCTTATATATGGcataaaaagtaaacaagaacTTCTAAAGTTGTCCTGGAAATTTTCAGAATAAATCTCTGCTTGGTTGTGTATTCTGCTAACCCAAATGGATAGCAACCTCCTGCCCCTCATGAAAATGGCCGTGCAGACAAATCTCTCATTTGAACAATGAAGTAGTTTTAGCTAATTAGAATTAAACCTTGCTTTTATTGCCATAGTCTGGAAAAGACCTGTGGCTGGACTACTGTATATATACCTTTGCAGTGTGGTTTCCATGGGCAAAAATactaaaggaaaacaaatctcTGTAGTGCAGACAGGAAGAGGTGAAATGTTCTGTCGCATTTGTTTTGAATTCTGCACTTGTATATGATAGCGACAGAGAATGGAAGTAAATGGAGATTTCCTTTTTGCTTGTTATGGTTAAAAATattcccatgacatttttcaaattttgaatcTGAAAGCCACCAAATTAATCTTTATGTATAAATCTTTATAAATGACAAATTTCACAAATGAGACGCCTATATATTTTGGGCGGGAGGCTActggcatatatttttaaatgttcatattaCTTAGAATCTCTAATAGGAAGTTTTTATTTGACATAGTTGAGTCAGTGATCTAGTATTTTCCTTTCAGCAAGACCTTTTAGGTTTTTACTCCTTCTAAAATAAGTTCCATTCCATCTGCAAATTGCTGCAGTATTATAGCATTCAGAAGCTATACGTGGAAGTTAAATAGGCTTGTTGATTCCCATTTATCTTGAGAACAATAAATACCAcctttctcccttttaaaatgacacatatttaaacacttagaaaataaagtaaaaacttaTTGAAGTGCTAGTACTAAAAGGGAAGCAGGTTGGAACAAATATATAGCCTAGCATTTATAACAGGATTGACTTGTCGAACTTCTGTAAATGAatttttgcaaaggaaaaaaattaatagatattGAAAAAGATTGTTGTGCATAGTTATTAGTCATTTGTAACCTTGCTTAAGTATTTCTTAATTCAAcatagatattttctttctccttaaccACGTATTTTTGAAAATAGTCTATTTCTTGACTTTGAACTTAAAGCTTTAATCATAATTTCTTATGTATACGTCATTCTTCTTACAGTAATCTAGACTTGAAGATAACGGTTTTGGTGTTTCTTAAGATGGTAGCTGAGGGTATCAGGCATCAGTATTTGCAGTtatatgagaagaaagaaaaataatatactcCTTTGCTTTACCAAGGATTAGAATGATGTGcatctttctgttttctgttctgtGAGTTGAGACCTTAAGACCATTTTGTAAACTAATCCTTGGAAATTTTTTAATTACCTTACAACTTAAGAGTCTGATCTCTGGAATTGcaatatctgtttcctttctttgtagGTACTGATAACATTACTCTTTGACTATAGGGTACACTCTGAAATCTTTTCAGTGgaaatttgtttgtttcattaatgCTGTTTTACCAGTTAGACATAATTCTTCTACAAGTGTGAATGATACTGATATCAGCAGAGCTTCCAGTCCTTTCAGACTAAACTGCTAGGTAAATTAGTTTGTCATAATAAAACTTGGTGGTTTCTACAAGGCCATTATGACAAACCAGGAGTTAATTCTATAATGGAAAACTATCCATTCTTAATTATCTGGATATAATTATTTGCTGCTGCTGTGCTCTATGTAAATTCTGAGGGTGAAATTTCAACTTTGCCTACT from Phocoena phocoena chromosome X, mPhoPho1.1, whole genome shotgun sequence encodes the following:
- the ZBTB33 gene encoding transcriptional regulator Kaiso; the protein is MESRKLISATDIQYSGSLLNSLNEQRGHGLFCDVTVIVEDRKFRAHRNILSASSTYFHQLFSVAGQVVELSFIRAEIFAEILNYIYSSKIVRVRSDLLDELIKSGQLLGVKFIAELGVPLSQVKSISGTAQDGNAETLPPGSSDKNLEIQKSKDEAQENGATIMPIITESFSLSAEDYEMKKIIVTDSDDDDDDVIFCSEILPAKETLPSTNTVAEVQPNPGSVAISDVAPCASNSSPPLTNITPTQKLPTSVNQATLNQTQGSEKLLVSSAPTHLTPNIILLNQTSLTTPPNVSSSLPNHMSPSINVLVQNQQPPNNAVLTGNKANEEEEEEIIDDDDDTISSSPDSAVSNTSLVPQAEIPPNTAFDGSLIQKMQIPTLLQEPLSNSLKISDIITRNTNDPGLGSKHLMEGQKIITLDTATEIEGLSTGCKVYANIGEDTYDIVIPVKDDPDEGEARLENEIPKTSSSETANKRMKVKHDDHYELIVDGRVYYICIVCKRSYVCLTSLRRHFNIHSWEKKYPCRYCEKVFPLAEYRTKHEIHHTGERRYQCLACGKSFINYQFMSSHIKSVHSQDPSGDSKLYRLHPCRSLQIRQYAYLSDKSGTMPVMKDDGIGYKVDAGKEPPVGTTSTPQNKPMTWEDIFIQQENDSIFKQNVTDGSTEFEFIIPESY